Proteins from a genomic interval of Lolium perenne isolate Kyuss_39 chromosome 1, Kyuss_2.0, whole genome shotgun sequence:
- the LOC127336341 gene encoding uncharacterized protein: MKRRFINLVQDTLKNGSFTMHRIRSSSLFHPRKHKGNPSPPTSPVEAKLPKPVCTLNLSIRKENGGEFMFMPFGSGRDKIVSADQDGIVLVHNIRQKRLSSMPRLKSWNGNSVAVTLGNDLYLIDRCPYELCRFQSYQSCFKALIHGKPPADVHGLRGWYWHSLPPPPYVEASGYEPSCDSKIDSSAVVRDSIWFSARAGIGTYSFDTGSREWRKVGSWELPFRGNAQYVPELGRWLGFSRGRENQFLCASDLSAAATDGAAPTLCRVWQEDMATYPENWVLLTSDLVRVDARRFCIARQFEVCDDEYHFTDENFAVFTGVELKRSDTAEDGIQVVKHKSIRYNFDRELLQLVC; encoded by the coding sequence ATGAAACGCCGGTTTATTAATCTGGTGCAGGACACCTTGAAGAACGGCTCCTTCACGATGCACCGCATCAGATCGTCGAGCCTCTTCCACCCAAGGAAACATAAGGGAAACCCATCGCCACCGACATCGCCGGTAGAAGCCAAGCTGCCTAAACCCGTATGCACACTCAATCTTTCCATCCGCAAGGAAAACGGCGGGGAGTTCATGTTCATGCCCTTTGGCAGCGGCAGGGACAAGATCGTCAGCGCGGACCAGGATGGCATCGTCCTGGTTCACAACATCCGCCAGAAGAGGCTCTCCAGCATGCCCAGGCTCAAGTCGTGGAATGGTAACTCCGTCGCCGTCACACTGGGCAACGACCTGTACCTCATCGACAGGTGCCCTTACGAGCTTTGTCGGTTTCAGTCCTACCAATCCTGCTTCAAAGCCCTCATCCACGGTAAACCTCCAGCCGACGTGCATGGTCTTCGAGGCTGGTACTGGCATTCCCTTCCGCCGCCCCCCTACGTAGAGGCCTCCGGGTACGAGCCTAGCTGCGACTCCAAGATCGACTCCTCCGCCGTTGTCCGTGACAGCATCTGGTTCTCTGCCAGGGCTGGCATTGGTACCTACTCCTTCGACACGGGCAGCCGCGAGTGGAGGAAAGTCGGCAGCTGGGAGCTCCCGTTCCGCGGCAACGCTCAGTACGTCCCTGAGCTCGGCCGCTGGCTCGGCTTTTCCCGTGGAAGAGAAAACCAGTTCCTCTGCGCTTCGGACCTCTCGGCGGCGGCAACGGATGGGGCGGCGCCCACTCTGTGCCGCGTTTGGCAAGAGGATATGGCTACATACCCGGAGAATTGGGTGCTGCTGACGTCTGACCTTGTGCGTGTTGATGCCCGCAGGTTCTGCATCGCCAGGCAGTTTGAGGTCTGCGACGATGAGTACCACTTCACTGACGAGAATTTTGCTGTGTTCACGGGCGTGGAGCTGAAGCGTAGCGACACAGCTGAGGACGGGATCCAGGTGGTCAAGCATAAATCCATACGGTACAACTTTGATCGTGAGCTGCTCCAGTTGGTATGTTAA
- the LOC127336347 gene encoding uncharacterized protein, which translates to MEHLARDPTPQTRVYHLMAEGMAFKVTIALRASRVDKCIRDVKRDFLDTTTTKCVGLDCEFTDPRAGDQRAAVLQLSVASETLDGNIRFCGTAIGNDVQMLSPYDIHITSAYDLQKILPDPTNKPTSNLYDLANSTIGTNHEKNKRKKYKKIDIGTQEKEDELIFEWANFPLSYEQVHYAALDALLGFEIARRHWMLVGNNSHVDRLNI; encoded by the exons ATGGAGCACCTCGCGCGCGACCCGACTCCTCAAACTCGGGTGTACCACCTCATGGCCGAAGGGATGGCTTTCAAGGTCACGATCGCTCTCCGTGCATCAAGAGTGGACAAGTGCATCCGCGACGTCAAGAGGGACTTTCTCGACACCACAACGACCAAGTGCGTCGGCTTGGACTGCGAGTTCACTGACCCTCGCGCGGGTGATCAGCGCGCCGCCGTCCTTCAACTCTCGGTGGCGTCCGAGACTTTG GACGGGAACATCAGATTCTGCGGCACGGCTATCGGCAATGATGTGCAAATGCTGAGTCCCTATGACATTCATATTACTTCTGCGTACGACCTTCAAAAGATACTCCCGGACCCCACCAACAAGCCCACTTCGAATCTATATGATCTGGCAAACTCTACCATTGGGACAAACCATGAGAAGAATAAAAGGAAGAAGTACAAGAAGATAGACATCGGCACGCAAGAAAAAGAAGATGAGCTTATTTTTGAATGGGCCAATTTTCCATTGAGCTACGAGCAAGTGCACTATGCTGCTCTAGACGCTCTCCTAGGCTTCGAGATTGCTAGGAGGCATTGGATGCTAGTTGGCAACAATAGCCATGTTGATCGTCTCAATATTTAG